In Gossypium arboreum isolate Shixiya-1 chromosome 3, ASM2569848v2, whole genome shotgun sequence, the sequence TTTGCAAAGTTGTGAGACAAAACCCTGATAAGGGACAATAATAACCCGTTGAGGGGTCCAACATCTCTTAACAAACAACACTTCAAAGACTTCTCTAGAAAGAGTCGGCCTCCCCTCAACAATTAGTAGATTTAGACATtaaatatcaattcaaatatgatgTGTGTATCTATTGTATAGACAACTTGAATATGATGTgttatagaaaataattttttaagacAATAATTTTTGTTAACAATCAAATTCAAATTGTCTACTCAATAGGCACATAGGTGTTGACAATTTCATCAAAgtgtttcaaagttcaaacatgCTCTATGTCATATTTAAGCTAGAGGCAAAGCTAGAATATTACTTAGGGGACAAAATTGAATGATAACTTTTTAGGGGTTAAGATGTAATTTTATCATCAATTTGTAATTTCATAAATTCTAAAGGAGCTAAAGGAGAAATTTGACCATGTTGAGGGGCAAGGTCACTACCTATCCCCTTACCTTCGCCCTTGCATTTAACACTCAAGGTAATGGTTAAGCTTTAGAGAAGAACACAATTGAAACAATAATGATACTTTGAAAACtcgtttaaaatattttaaaatttgaaaccaTTTCAAAATTTGAGTAATAGGTTGAAGATGTCCAATAAAATtaactgtatatatatatattcacatgtgtAGATAGTTAAGAAAATATCACTAGAACTAAGAATCGAGCAACGTGAAGTGAAATCAACCATTGAAGGTTTAGAGAAAGAACTTATTCCTATGAAAGAAGAGGTGTCTGGTTACTATGATCAACGACGAGAGATGTTGAAGCAAAAAGAAGCAGCCCAATATTGCATTTTGAAACTGAGGCAAACCTTTGTTGAGATggtaaacacaaattttaacttttatttaattatggttttagtcctttttttatgttgaaatttatgaTTCGATACCTACACTTTGATTCAGCgtgttttataatattattagtagGCTTAGATTGATAATATTGTTGGTTTGTTGTTGTTAAAGTGATgatatgaattattattattgttattcggATCACTTAGGGCCATGGAAATCTAATCTGCCATGATTGACAAATTTACAAGGAGTCAAGAATATTATGGGTAAATTATATCaaaagtcactaaactattaataagtttacattttggtcaTTCAACTTTAAAAAAGTGCAAAATGGTCAcgaaattattcaaaattttttatttaagtcattgagtGTGACATAATCTAATATAAATCTAAACCGACTTAAAATTTGGATTTTCAGTgtgtatataattatatatatttggtcAAAATATTTGATTTTCATGATTATCTATTGATTCAGAATAGCATGTATGATGAATACTGTTGAACAATGCCAAAGAGCTTGCTAGGAATAAAGATGTCACAGCATTAAGAAAACTCTCGCATCAACAGGTTTAATTTGTTAAACcccaaaaacatataatttttaattaatttggttCGATTATTAATTTAAAGCTAAATCTATAATTGTTTTTGGTTTCTGGTTGTTTAGGTTGAAGAATTCATGTCGGAATGGAATCATCCATATGTTAAAACTTTCAGAATCAATTACGACTTTAGCATTTTGCCTTCGTTGAGTGATCGTTGGTTGAGTAATGATAGACGGATCGGATTTGGAGATGACGATCGAGAAACACTTCGGTATATAGAAGACATATGTAACATAAATTAGTTGGACTTCGGGTGGATATCTATATCAAACATAGGTGACAAGTAGACATTTAAAAATATAGGTGCAACTATGAACAtagttaaatattttttatgttaaattcaagttcataACAATTTTGTTTTCTTGTTACTTATCAAGGTAGTATTCTTTCTATGTCTGAATATCACACCagcaaatttaataaaaaaatttaacggCATTAATAACTGgatttacattttaaaatatgaaaaataaaaggaCTGTTCTTGCAATTAGTTCAATATGGAACATTTAAAGAAAATGGAAGAAcaacaaaataagagtatttattttgtaattaaCTCATATTAACATTTCTCTTATTATTTTCCCATTTTCAAACTTCTGTAATTCATATGAAGCATTAACCATTCCACTAAAAATACATGgtaatgccatatatatatatatatatatcacctaGAGGAGAACAAATAGCTTCCATTTTTTGCTGCAATAACTTTGTTAACCAATAGCTTCCATTTAGTCTCATCTTTCTTGCATTGCTGCTGTATTTTCTCCTTAAAATGCCTACGAAATATTAAAAAGAACAACGATTTAGTCCCTCGAATCGGCTGTCGGTCCGGTTTATGGCACTGATGTGTTCTAAAGAAACCAACATTTCGATTGACATATGACACAAATTTGAGTTCTGATCGAAGGTTTGCTTACCTGCAAAGAGGAACCTTACAAGAATCGGGTTCATTGCACATACGGGAATGAAGTTCAAGAAGTTGCCACATGCGTTTACAATGACTGCATCCTCCGGGAACACGAGTCTTACAACCGGAGAAATGACGGACTAAAGCTTCGAGTCCTTTACAAGCTGGAAAATTGCAGGCAATCTGGTTTCCTTTTAGCATTTTGTCACGAGGACCAATTGTTCGACAACCATCTTTGCAAATGTGAAGAAGGGCCTCCATCGCTTCATATAATTGCGTATAGACCTTTTTCTCTTCGATTTTCCTTTGCCTCTCTTGCTTTTTCTAAGGGAAAAAGAAAGCAATTAAAACAAGTCAATCTTATAACAATATAACCATAAATCGAAAACGATAAGGGCTTGAATTCGACATACAGAATCCGCTTCAACAACAGACTCGACAAGTTCTTGCTCAATATCAGGATAAATACGTTTCATTAATTTCCATCCTTCGGTTGAAGATACGGATTTGAAATTCTTTACGACCATACGAACACAAATGAGGACGAGCCTTGGTGCATCACATTTCCGAGCTAACAAAAGGGTATCAATCACGTTTTCAGTGGTAAGAAAGTCTTGCTCGAGATAACAAATGCAAACTCGTTTCAATTGCGGAACTGAGCAACAATGCGACAACAACAATAGATGCAATGCATACTTTTTCAGCTCTTCCCCTTCATAGCTGCGATTTCCATATCGAAAAAAACATTGAGTATACCGGATTACAACTTGCATAACCCGAGAAAATTGGAAAAGGACATTAACAAGTTTAAAACAGCTAGAAAACTATCTTCCTATAATGATTTTGGACTCAGTTTGCATACTATTTGAAACTTCTGGTAACTAGTATGCAAAAAAGAGTCTCGAAACGTACCATGAAGAATATAAAAAACGAATGAATACTCGAACAGCATCGTGTGGTAATCCCGGGATTTGGATGTATTTCATGCCATGCTTGATTTTTGATTGCCCGATACGATAACCGAGCACAGGCGATGCAATACTCTGCAAACAAGAATTATATATATAGCTTCAACTTCACCACACATGCTCGGATTCCCGATTCCGAGTCCGGTcaataaacattaaaaacaaaCATGATCAACTCACCAGAACACTAGAATGAGCAAAAATACACGATTTATCCTCAGTGAAAATGCAAAGATCCGCACCATTACCGTCCTTGAAAAGCTTGTCCCACATATCTTTCGTTTCCTTTGGGGCAAAGCTACTCTCGGGAGGCCATTTGGGATGCTTGTTTCTCGTTACAATCTTACTCGGAAGAGGCGGCGGTTTCGGTATGTTACAGTTGTTCAACACCGAAGAAGACATCGGAGCTTCCGCTTCCGGCATAGGCAAAGTACCGACCATATCTGCATTCCATGACACAGTTTCGATACAGGGTGATAAACCGGCTGAATCAGTAACCGGTGAAGCCATCAAAGAGAACAACCTGCACTAAAAAATCAAACAGATAAGCTTAAAAAGTAGATTTAAACAAAGGAATCAACCAAAATTACGAACAAAACTCGAATTATAATAAACTAATGAACATGAACTTGCAAGATgattatatgtataaaaattcatcaatatatatatatatataatttttcttgAATGGAATCTTAAGGTTGCACCATTTTAATGTAAAAATATCATCCTACAAGGAAAGTTAACATTAAGAAAAATCAATAAGAAAAAAGCAGAAAACTTAATAGAACCAAAGAGGAAAAGTATCAAATTAGGGCTAAGACTTGAAAATTCGTGTATTCGAATCGTATTACACGAATTAAGATATTCTTTAAAACAATCAACATACAAgaacaaaaatcaaataatataaaaaatggaAGAAATTAGTAAAATGAATCTTAGTATTACTATCTTATGATTTACATAATATAATAAGTTgattaaaaagattaaaataatcAGAgctaaaataagaaaatctcaaccGCCCAATtctaatttgaataaaataagagtttcacgaaaaaattaattaaataaataacttcAGTTTTAAGCCTTTATATGAGTTTTTTTTTCTTACTGATATTTTATTTTCCGGGAAAATAACGTACCTTTATAAATAAAGCGGGAAAATCTTCtgtgtaaaagaaaaaaaaaccaatcGAAATTTGCTCGATCTTCTTCTAAGCTGAAGAACCTGAAAGAAAATTATTATattacaaaaataaattataaaattatatattcactaaaatatatagaaaaattaattgaaaccccaaaaaatagagaaaaacgATGATGATCGATAATAAATATAtctttaaaagaaatgaaatgaatttttttaaaagaaaattggaATTAAAAAGAAGAGCAAAGCAAAGCTTAAAACTTCGTTTACCTTTTGGATGATGAACTGCTAGAAGAGCATTGGTGTATGGAGCTTCGAAAAACGACGCAGTTTCAGTGCAAAGAGAAGGAGAGAAAGAGAGTTTGGTTTATGAGACTTCAAAGCGGAGAAGACGAGAgaattgtaataaaataaataaataaataaataattttgttATTAATAAAGTACACAATTTATATCTCGtgataaatttcatatttcaatatATCGTTTTATGATAGTCAATTATGCCAGTAGATTTACGTTTTAGTCattcaactttaaaaaattataaaataatctttgaattattaaaaaattttcttttaagttatcaTGTTATTAAAATCGTTATTGTACAACCCTTTTTACTCATACCGATTGTACCAATCGAAAGCTTTTATTTTCCTTCTCTTTtacagtttaattttttttataaaacaacTTTGAAAGTCTCAATCTGCGAACCAAAACTCAAAAAGCTTTCTTAACCAATTTTCAATATTGACCGTTTGGTTGACTTGGATCGAAAGTATGTTCTTCTATTTACTGATAAGTATTGATCCACCGTACTCATCATCAAATTATTGCTTCAAGCTTACTAGTAAGAATtttgtatataaaaaaaaaaaattaacagcccagtgacttaaatgaaagctTTCAAATAGTTCATTgaacattttgtaactttttgaagttgaatgatcaaaatataaacttaataataatttagtgaccttggttgtaatttacaaatttaacagTTAGATCGTTAAAATATTAATCTTTTACAAATTTATGAAATGGTATAAAGCTACTTTAATTTTATACCAGCATAAGTGGATCCCTCCTCGTGAATCTTTATTACTAATTAGCCACTTAAAGAGTAATTATCTTTAACACTTTATCATTAgattaattctaaaaatttacaTGTTTACAATTTGATCCACTTGTTTCAAACATGCTTCAAATCGAATTTGTGCTACCATTTAGCACTCAAACTAAGGTTAAATTATGCTATTAATCCTTATGCTCTGTGAAAGTTGTGGATTTacttttatttgataaattttagtCCCTGTATTTTTGAATTGGTAATTTTAGTCCTGGCCCGAATAATAGCAGTTAATTTTGTTTGGCTAATTTTAGtgagaaatatgtgaaaataataagctGACATAACATTacacatgataatatgtttggcgCATCGGATTTTAAAAATGACACAACTTGACTCAatgaatttaataaatattatttggtgaggactaaaattttaaattttgaaaaaataaaaagactaataggtactaataacaaaattaaacccTCAAATTAATAGCTAAGCTAACAAATTAATTTAGAATTAAAAATCTATTAAATGTTGTCTCTTCCTTTTCACTTTCATCCCTTTCACCTAATTCCCATATCTAGataacatttttatttatcaaCATCCCATCTCTACCAAAAAAGGCTATTTTGGGAATGTCGgcaaacttttattttaaaaatattagataATGGCAACTTTGATTGACAAActttttttccaatttttctAAATTGCTTTAATATTTTGCCTTATAAATTATCTTTACCAAAACTTTTGAACTACcaacttttttataaaaaatatatttttgggttttattattattattatttgaataattttattataaattcgaTTATATCGGTTCTTTTTAACACGATGGCTAAAATTACTTATAGTCCCTCTTCAACTcataaatagaaagataatacATTTTAGTGCATTCGAATCCACATCTTTCTTATTGACAATAGTGCTCGTATAGCTAAGGAAAAAatattctcatattctccatattttgttccaaatataaatataattctaaaaaaataaaaatattgttaataCTTTAAACGTTTTATTCATTTTTTGAcaaaaaattcaattattttcaCCTTTTAGTGGTGTGCttgaaaaaaaagaagataacTTGAAAGGTACAAAAGATGAAATGATgataaaggagaaaaagaaagctacggatcattttaattttatttaaaattaaaaaataattatcaaaattataCTTGAATTTTAGTTTAACGTGTAATAGTataaatgaaatttaattttacgagattttatatataaaattttaatttgattcaatttatatAAATCACTAACAATATTATCAAATTAACATCAATTTACGTTGACATATTGTATacacaaacaattatattaatctaatgtgaaaataaatgtgagtatttatttatttgaatgtgtacgatatgaaaataaactttcgtaagtttacattttggtcactcaactttaaaaagttacaaaacgatcattgaactattcagaagtttttatttaagttattgggATTTTAATATTGTTGTTGTATGGTCTTCTTTGTTCGCATTGCCTACACCAATCGAAAACTTTTCTTCTCATTCTCTTCTATAGTTCATTTTTTCCATGAAACGAATTTGAACACCACAAATCTTCGAATCAAAATCCAACCAACTTATTCTTCGATCTCTGACACTGACTGCTTGATCGATTTGGATCTATAGTATACTTTTCTACTCGTCGATGAATACTGATCCACCATATCAATTGTTAAATTGTTGCTTGAAGCTCgctaaatgaaaactttcaaataattcagtgacttaaataaaaactttcaataaATTCAATGATCATTTTGCAAGCTTTtaaaaataagtgataaaaatataaatttactaatagttagcGACATTAGGTGTAATTTACCCTAGTTAAAAAAGGTTGAAATGAGGAGATTTTGAATTTATCAAGAGATGAGAGACGATAAAAAAAGGTAAAGGAGACGATACGAGGGACGTGGATGTGACCGTGTGTagtatcaatttcatcacaaagTGGGGACCACAAAGTACCAGCCACACGACCCATACATCAACGAACCAACACAATGTCGACACGTGGATAAGATGATAGAGCGCTCAGAAAAGCAGAGACATGTAAAGTGGGGCGGTTTTAAGAAAGACAAAGAAAAGGACATGCTAGATTCTCTCTGTCTTTTTCAAATTTGTTGTTTAAGGGtttattagttttttatttttacaatttggtcccttCGATTTTGGCCCTTGAATATTCTTGATTATTCTTTTGAAAAACTTCCTCATTTTCTTCATATATTATTGGTACACTTTCGCTTTAATAAGTCGACCGAAAGCAATTTGGAAATCAATTCATGaatcattattatttttgtttgattaaattgaaatattaaataaaatatttatttattttataaatatttgataTGACTGTTTGATAAATTTAGGGAagaacataattttcatttattattttaaatattttggaaTTATTGAAATATTTGATTGAAATACTGCCACGTGTTTTATTTGATCAGGTCCAAATTAATTGATGGCTCAAATTGAGGCTAAACTTTTGAATATAATAAAACAAgataatatttttgaaaatatttaaataaaatttttcaatttataatataaaattaagtgAATAATgatgtatttaaaataaatatataatagctaaattaaatattatttaaaaataaaaataaaaatttttggaAGCTGATATACATCATTAAAAGACTTTAGAAATAAACCCATAAAGAAAAGACTTGTCCTAATTTCGGCACCTTAAAAAGGATTAGTCTTTTATTTGACTAATGAAAACCTTTGACCTGATTCAACAGTTcgcttttataaaaatatttcaatatagatattttatatatttttgtcattaaaagtaaataaaaacaatatttttataattaattaataattcaaccGGATCAAACTAGTCCAAATTCAATAGTATCTTATAAACCCAGACCTATTAGGCATTCTAAATAATCtgaaatatacataataaaaaaaaaaaccaaattcaATAATATCTTATAAACCCAGACCTATTAGGCATTCTAAATAATCtgaaatatacataataataaaaaaaaaaaccttctttATGATCATGATCCTTTGAACTTGTATTAGCATAGATGAAATATAAAATCCAAAAGGTGAGAATACCATAAACAAATTAATTTCCATATGTTTGATCAAAGAATAAATAGATGTGATAAAAATTGACGTGATAAACGGAATAACTAAACACATTTGACATGCCAAGTGCACCTCATTTTTTGAGGTACATGATCAGTTTTTAACCGTAAAAATAGATGTAATTTTGTAGTAGAAGAACCAGTTTACTTTTTGATCTAatatatagggactaatttgtccaATTTTTGAGCAGAAAAGAGTAAAATGTAATCtggtttttagtatttttactgGTAAAATCCAAAGCATGTAAACACAGAAAAGGCAGGTGACCAAATAGCTATAATTCTCCTTTTTTTGAACCTTGATGAGAGATACAAGAAGATTTTCAAAGGGAAATGTTGTGAATGTGAATCCCTTTAGAGGTCACACAACTCAGTCACAAGgtgtacataaaatataaatagaatCGCATCAACTAACATGAACATTAGGGTAGTAACATACCAGTCGTTCATATAAACTTCGGACATAAAGAAACTGAAATCT encodes:
- the LOC108474719 gene encoding BTB/POZ and TAZ domain-containing protein 3-like, translated to MASPVTDSAGLSPCIETVSWNADMVGTLPMPEAEAPMSSSVLNNCNIPKPPPLPSKIVTRNKHPKWPPESSFAPKETKDMWDKLFKDGNGADLCIFTEDKSCIFAHSSVLSIASPVLGYRIGQSKIKHGMKYIQIPGLPHDAVRVFIRFLYSSCYEGEELKKYALHLLLLSHCCSVPQLKRVCICYLEQDFLTTENVIDTLLLARKCDAPRLVLICVRMVVKNFKSVSSTEGWKLMKRIYPDIEQELVESVVEADSKKQERQRKIEEKKVYTQLYEAMEALLHICKDGCRTIGPRDKMLKGNQIACNFPACKGLEALVRHFSGCKTRVPGGCSHCKRMWQLLELHSRMCNEPDSCKVPLCRHFKEKIQQQCKKDETKWKLLVNKVIAAKNGSYLFSSR